The Fragaria vesca subsp. vesca linkage group LG2, FraVesHawaii_1.0, whole genome shotgun sequence genome includes a window with the following:
- the LOC101300779 gene encoding homeobox protein knotted-1-like 3-like has protein sequence MAYHNHLSGDLPLHHFTDQAQQQQQQHNQSFMSDQPDPNSKSTEPHNPYQTAPNWLNSALLRTQYATTTSGADTSNGGGGGTNFLNLHTASDSTAASQASNQWLSRPILQRNHSDVIDDVAAGPGDSMIAGAMSHDSADMKNDAALNNKSEGGVAVESGGGDGVMNWQNARHKAEILAHPLYEPLLSAHVACLRIATPVDQLPRIDAQLAQSQNVVAKYSGMSHGMVGDDKELDQFMRHYVLLLCSFKEQLQQHVRVHAMEAVMACWEIEQSLQSLTGVSPGEGTGATMSDDDEEQVDSDANLFDGSMDGHDSMGFGPLIPTESERSLMERVRQELKHELKQGYKEKIVDIREEILRKRRAGKLPGDTTSVLKAWWQSHSKWPYPTEEDKARLVQETGLQLKQINNWFINQRKRNWHSNPSTSTVLKSKRKSYLRLLEQEDYKIQVKGIIILCFDRKKKANTIMSIRYRYAQVLHWANACNIISVGIQQLGTMLLKNRIG, from the exons ATGGCGTACCACAACCACCTCTCCGGAGACTTACCTCTTCACCACTTCACAGACCAAGCCCAACAGCAGCAGCAGCAACACAACCAGTCTTTCATGTCCGACCAACCCGACCCGAATTCCAAGTCCACGGAGCCTCACAACCCTTATCAAACCGCTCCCAATTGGCTCAACAGCGCCCTCCTCCGCACCCAGTACGCCACAACCACCTCCGGCGCTGACACCAGCAACGGCGGTGGAGGAGGTACTAATTTCCTCAACCTCCACACAGCCTCCGACTCCACCGCCGCCTCCCAGGCCTCCAACCAATGGCTATCCCGCCCGATCCTACAGCGCAACCACAGCGACGTCATCGATGACGTCGCTGCCGGCCCCGGCGACTCCATGATTGCGGGGGCCATGTCCCACGACTCCGCCGACATGAAAAACGACGCCGCCCTGAATAACAAGAGCGAGGGTGGCGTCGCGGTCGAGAGCGGCGGAGGGGACGGGGTCATGAACTGGCAGAATGCGAGGCATAAGGCCGAGATTCTAGCGCACCCGCTTTACGAGCCGCTTCTATCGGCACACGTGGCGTGCCTGAGGATCGCCACGCCGGTGGACCAGCTGCCGAGGATCGACGCTCAGCTGGCTCAGTCGCAGAATGTGGTGGCTAAGTACTCTGGTATGAGTCACGGCATGGTCGGCGACGATAAGGAGCTTGATCAGTTCATG AGGCATTATGTTTTGTTGCTATGTTCTTTTAAAGAGCAACTGCAACAACACGTCCGCGTCCATGCAATGGAAGCAGTGATGGCTTGCTGGGAGATTGAGCAATCACTACAGAGCCTAACAG GAGTTTCCCCCGGGGAGGGAACGGGTGCTACAATGTCTGATGATGATGAAGAGCAAGTAGACAGTGATGCAAACTTGTTTGATGGGAGTATGGATGGCCATGACAGTATGGGATTTGGCCCTCTTATCCCGACAGAGAGCGAAAGGTCCTTGATGGAGCGCGTAAGGCAGGAGTTGAAGCATGAACTGAAACAG GGTTACAAGGAAAAAATTGTAGACATAAGGGAGGAGATTCTGCGCAAGAGAAGAGCCGGAAAGCTTCCCGGTGACACCACCTCCGTCCTGAAAGCTTGGTGGCAATCACATTCCAAGTGGCCATATCCAACT GAGGAAGACAAGGCTAGGTTGGTGCAAGAAACTGGTTTACAATTGAAGCAGATAAACAATTGGTTCATCAATCAAAGGAAGAGGAACTGGCACAGCAATCCTTCAACCTCCACAGTTTTAAAAAGCAAGCGCAAAAG CTACTTACGCCTGTTGGAACAAGAAGACTACAAGATTCAAGTGAAAGGAATTATCATACTTTGTTTTGACAGAAAGAAAAAGGCTAACACGATTATGAGCATTCGATACAGGTATGCTCAAGTGCTGCATTGGGCGAATGCATGTAATATCATATCAGTAGGAATTCAGCAACTAGGAACTATGCTACTGAAAAACCGAATTGGATAG